Genomic window (Mycolicibacterium smegmatis):
AACCGGTGCGCCCTCGGGAGGGGCGGACGTGCCCCGCGGTGCGGTGAGCGCGCTGGCGCGGTGGCCGTCCACCTCGGAGACACCCACCGGCACCGGCGCGGTGAATCCGTTGGCGAGTTCGACCTCGCGGAAAAACCCACGCTCCTTGACCTGTTCGGTGTCCAGGGCCTCGGTCAGCGTGAGCACGGCCGCGGTCGGCACACCGTGGCGTTGTCCCTCGGCCTCCAACTCCGCGCGCGTCTTGTCCGCACAGAACCGCTCGATCGCCGGGAGCAGCGTCGGCGACATGAAGCGCTCCATCAGGCTGTTGAACTTGGGGTCGGCGAATTCCTCGGGCTCACCCATCCACGTGAACATGCCCTGCCACTGGCGTTTCGCCAGCACGCAGATCCGCACATAGCCGTCCTTGCAGCGGACGATTGGGTAGCGCTGCCGTTCGGCGAGCCAGTTCCTGCGCTGTTCGGCCAGCGGCACACCGGCCGACGCCGTGCCCGGTGTGCCGAACGGTGGGTCCAGCGTCTGCATCGCCCCGTCGAGCACCGAGAAGTCGATGAGATCGCCTGTGCCGGTGCGTAACCGGTCGAGGTACACGCTCACGGTCATCACCGCGGCCTGCGCGGCGGCCACCTGGTACGGCAGCTGCGGCGCAGGCGGCACCAGCGGTTCGCGCCCCGGGATACCCGAACGCGACAGCTCGCTGGTCAGCGCGTGCAGCACCGGTGTGGTGGCCTGCCACGTGCGGTACGCGGTGTCGCGGCCGAAGTCGCTGACCGACAGGATCACCAGCGAGGGGTGATCGGCGTGGATCTCTCTGGCCGACAACGCCTTCTCGGCATCCGAACCGGGCCGGGTGTTCTCGATGAGGATGTCGGCGTCGGCCAGCAACTCACGCCAGCGCCGCGCGCCATCGGCTGTCGAGGTGTCGAGGTCGACGGTGCTCAGGCCGAACCGGTTGATGGCGGTGCCCACCGGAACCGCGCCGATGCGCGGCCCCACTGTCGCCCCGGCCTCGGTCACCCCGGCCAGGTTGACCGGCGTGACCTGCGCACCGAGATCGGCGAGCAGACGCCCGACCGCGGTGATCGGGCCGGACGACAGATCGAGGACCTTGACCCCGGAAAGGGGCGGATCGTAGGTGTCGGTGCTCGTCATGTCGGTCAGCTCCGGCGTGCCTCGCGGAACGGGATGTCCCGGTCCACCTCGGGTTCCTTCGGCAGGCCCAGGACGCGCTCGCCGATGATGTTGCGCTGCACCTGATCCGTGCCGCCGCCGATCGAGGTGAAGAACGCGTTGAGCGTGAGGAAGTTGATGTCGTCGGCCTCCGGGTTCTCCGGACCGGCCAAAAGCGCCTCGGCACCGATGATCTCGGTCTTGAGCCGCGCCTCCGAATGCAGGATGTGCGACATCGCGAGCTTGCCCAGCGACATGATGGACGTCGATGTGCCCTGTCCGGCAGAGGCTTTCGCGCGCGCGTTGTTGAGGCGGTTGAGTTCGCGCAGCGCGAGCACGTTCGCGAGTTCCTTCCGGATCGCCGGATCGTCCAGACGCCCGTGTTCGCGTGCCAGTTCGACAAGGCTGTCGGCCTTGGACTTGTTGCGCGATCCGCGTCCGCTGTCACCCATGATCGAGCGCTCGTAGGCCAGCGCGGTCTGCAGCACACGCCACCCGTTGCCCTCGCCGCCAACGAGGTACTCGTCGGACACCCGCGCATCGGTGATGAACACCTCGTTGAAGTGTGACTCACCGGTGATCTGCACCAGCGGGCGCACCTCGATACCGAGCTGCTTCATCGGGATGACGAAAAAGCTCAGGCCCTTGTGCTTGGGGACGTCCCAGTCGGTACGGGCGATCAGCAGCGCGTACTCGCTGGTCGCGGCACCCGAGGTCCACACCTTCTGCCCGTTGACCATCCACTCGTCGCCATCACGCACGGCCGTGGTGCGCACGGCCGCGAGGTCGG
Coding sequences:
- a CDS encoding acyl-CoA dehydrogenase family protein, with protein sequence MTNELPTPEELAAEVREWLAQNWKGLPKQTDPWVSTPERIAWLEKVVDAGYAVPSYPKQWWGREYPHKLASVIEKEFRAVRAPGSRLDKYSIPANTILMFGNDTIKQHLLYEFLTERSRTCLLYSEPGAGSDLAAVRTTAVRDGDEWMVNGQKVWTSGAATSEYALLIARTDWDVPKHKGLSFFVIPMKQLGIEVRPLVQITGESHFNEVFITDARVSDEYLVGGEGNGWRVLQTALAYERSIMGDSGRGSRNKSKADSLVELAREHGRLDDPAIRKELANVLALRELNRLNNARAKASAGQGTSTSIMSLGKLAMSHILHSEARLKTEIIGAEALLAGPENPEADDINFLTLNAFFTSIGGGTDQVQRNIIGERVLGLPKEPEVDRDIPFREARRS